From the Exiguobacterium marinum DSM 16307 genome, the window CTTCACCGCCATGGTATTCAATTGTTTCGATGATTTTTTTTGCATATTCCCATTCTGTCATGATGTCACCACCTGTTCATACAAACGCTCATATTCGGTCACGATGTCTTGCGAGGCAAAGCGTCGGGATTTCTCTAATCCGTTCTGGCTGAAGCGTTCTCGTAGCGAATCATCTGTCAACATACGTTGTATCGCCTCTGCGGCCTGTGTCACATCTCCTCTCGGTACGACAAAGCCGTCCTCGCCATCTGTGATCACTTCTGGGAGACCTCCTGCGTCACTTACGACTGACGGCACGCCTGTCGCCATTGCTTCGAGGGCGACGAGACCAAACGCTTCTTTATCTGATAACAAAACATGGACGTCACTTATTGCGAGAAGAGCGGCGACTTGTTCTTGCTTTCCTGCAAAAATGACCTGTTCTTCAAGCCCCATCTCTGCCACGAATCGACGCATCGCCCCCATCAGCGGACCGTCACCTACAAGCAATAGCTTTTTGTTCGGCACATCCATTTGGTCGAATGCTTCCAAAACCAGGTCGACTCGTTTGACAGGACGGAAGTTCGAGATGTGGATGACGACCCGGTCCTCTTTCGACAAGCCGTATCGTTCCCTTAGCGTCGGGTCGAGTTGAGGCGTATAGACCGATTCGTCGATAAAGTTGTGAATGACTCGAATCGGTAAATCACTCGCAATCCGCTCTTCAGTCTCTCGCTTCAAACTGTGTGACACGGCCGTAATCGCGTTCGATTGACGCAATCCGTATAAAATGGCAGGTTTCAATTCCTCATCCTCACCGAGCACCGTGATGTCCGTTCCATGTAACGTCGAGACGATTGGAGTCTTCACCCCTGCCATCTCACGACCGAGCGCTGCACATACGGCGTGCGGTACCGCATAATGGGCATGTATGACATCGAGCCCGAACGTTTGGATGACACTTGCGATTTTCGCTGAAAGCGTCATGTCGTACGGTGGATAACGGAAGACCGAATATTGGTTGATCTCGACTTGATGGAACGTAATATTCGGATGGTAGGCGTTCAGACGAAACGGCATGCTACTCGTGATGAAATGGACGTCATGTCCCCGATCTGCGAGCTTCATCCCGAGTTCTGTCGCCAAAATCCCCGAACCACCGACTGACGGATAACAAAGAATCCCGATTGAATACTTCATGCAAGATCACCTGCTTGTTTCACGACATATGGTCGAACACGTTTTAATCCTTCCGCGTACGCCACACCGATCAAACTACCAAAATGTCGTTCGCGGGCGACGACTCGTTCCACGTACGCGTCAGTCAAAGGTGTCTGTACCCCATCCACGGGTGTGAATTGACTCGCATAACACTGTAACGCCTGTTTTTTCACTTCAATCATGTCACTAATATCCACACACACATCCGGCTCTACGTATGCATTAATCATGTACTGATATACACTTTCCGGACGGTATGCGTCGAGATCAGGTAAGTATTTGCGGATGCCGGCATTAAACAGCGCCTCGGTCACGAGGTGTGCGCAGGCCGCATGATCCGGATGACGATCGACCTCATAGGGATACAGCAAATGAGTCGGGCGCTCATTGCGAATCAAAGAAACGATGGCTTTTAGTTGTTCCTCACTTCCGTCGATTCCTCGGTCTTTGAACCCTAAATTTACACGGCGTACACCTAACACCGAATTTGCTTCGCTCGCTTCTTGTTGTCTCATTTCGACATCTCCATTAGAAGACAACTCCGCTCTCGTCAAATCGACATAAACGACTTCAATCTTCTCTTTCGTCCATTGGGCGGTCATGCCGGCGATCCCGATTTCAATATCGTCTGGATGTGCCCCGATGGCTACTACTTTCATTTACATCACCTCTTCTTTGAAAAGTATAGCCGACTCGTTTCTGAATGTCATATGTTCAGGCTAGTCAACTGAACTGTTTTTCGAGTACTCTATCTAAGGGGAGGTGAACCTGATGACGGTACAATTACCGATTCGCGTTCGGAATATTATTTTTATACTAATAGGTTCGTTTATTTTTGCATTCGGCGTTTATCACTTCAACGTCCAAAATAATTTGGCTGAAGGTGGATTCACCGGAATCACATTGATCCTTCGTGGTCTGTTCGATATTTCGCCATCTGTCACCAACTTGGCTCTAAACATCCCACTCTTTTTCATGAGTTATAAACTGTTAGGTCGAACGACCTTCATCTATACGCTCATCGGGACGTTCTCATTTTCACTTTGGTATGCGCTTATCGCTAAATACTCGACGCTCGTCATCGACTTGACAGACGACATGGTGCTTGCGAGTCTCTTCGCTGGTCTCTTTATCGGGGTCGGGCTTGGTATCATCTTCAATAACGGTGGCACGACTGGAGGAGTGGATATTATCGCTCGTCTCGTACAACGATATTTTGGTTGGTCAATTGGCAAGACGTTTCTCATCTTTGACTTCTTTGTCATCGTCCTCAGTTTGACTTATCTCGATATCCGCGAAGCGATGTATACACTTCTCGCCGTCTATATCGGGGCTCGTGTCATCGACTCGATGCAGGAAGGGACATATGCTGGTAAGGCGGCGATGATCATCAGCGACCATCGGACCGCCATTGCGGACGGGATCCATGCGACGATGAATCGTGGAACGACAAGATTGCTCGCAAAAGGTGGCTACTCGAACCGAGAACTCGAGGTCCTCTACGTCGTCGTCGGTCGAAACGAAGTGAATCGATTGAAAACAATCGTTAAACAAATCGATCCGCACGCGTTCGTCACGTTCCACCATGTTTATGAAGTCGGTGGAGAAGGATTTACGTTCGACGAGAACCGTATGCCGCTGAAATAAGGTCATACAAACATCGCTCCGTTCACTTAATGAACGGAGCGATGTTTTATGCCTCGATTTGGAGAACTTCAAATTGAAGTGCACCACCTGGTGATTCAATCTGAACAATTTGGCCGGCCTCTGCACCAATCAACTCACGACCGAGTGGCGATGTGATTGAAATGGTCCCATTTTCTATGTTTGCCTCGGCTTCACCGACAATCCGATAATTTTCGGTCTCATCCTCTCCCACTTCTCGAATGACGACCTTGTTACCGAACGTGACAATTTTCGATTGTTCCGACTCGATGATGACCGCATCATCAAGCACCCGTTCAATTTCTAAAATATCGGTCTCAATCTGTTCATAATGATCGACTGCCTCGGCGTATGTGACATCCTCTCGGAAATCGCAAAACTTACGGGCAGTGCGAAGGCGTTCCCGTGCATCCGTCTTTTCGTCTCTCAACTTCGAAAGTCTAGTCTGCAGTTGATTGTGACCGTCTACCGTCAGTTTTGGTTTCATCATCAAACATTCCTTTCAGACAATAATAAAAATCCCGTCATTCGACGGGATTCACTTCTATTCATCACGTGGCATAAAGACGATGAGCGCCAAGCGAATGAGTTCGGCAACCGCAACGAGTGTTGCAGCCACGTATGTCCATGCGGCAGCATTCAACACTTTTCGTGCACCTGTCTCTTCCGTCGCCGTCACGATTCCGTGCGACGTCAACTGAGTCATCGCACGCTTCGAAGCATCGAACTCGACCGGTAACGTGATGAGTTGGAATATGACCGCCCCGAGCATCATGATGACACCGAGTTGTGCAAGTCCGAGTGCGCCGAACAAGAAACCACCAAGTAATAATGGGAATGACAAGTTTGATGTGATGTTGACGACAGGAACAAGACTATGACGAACACGCATCATCTTATAGTCCGTTGCATCTTGAATCACGTGACCGATTTCGTGCGCCGCGATTGCAGCCGATGAAATCGTCGATCCTTGATACACTTCACGCGACAACCGTACAACTTTATTGACCGGGTCGTAGTGGTCGCTCATCAATCCATCGACCATCTCGATTCGAACATTATGAACACCGTTTTGTTTCATGATGAAATCAGCTACTTGTGCACCTGTGACACCGCTTTGGAGCGGTTTTTGTAGAAACTGTTTATACGTACTTTTCACTCGCATCTGGGCCCATAATGGAATGAGCATAATCAGTGCAAGATAGAAAATATAGCCACCTAATGACATTTTCTATTTCACCTCTGAATGTATTTGATAATTTGATTTTACATTCTTATGAACTTATTTTCAAGCGATGGACGCAGGACGAACGCATATCCCATAAAAAAACATAATCCCGTCAACCAGAACGAGCCGTAGCCGATCCACATAATCTCTTCTGCGAGTGACGGATAACGTGGCCATTGACCGAGCACATAATCTACTACGTCGTTATGAATCACCCAAATTAGAGAACAGACAAACGATGCAACCGTCCATTTCATAAACGGAGCATAGATGAGTGCTTGCAAAGCCATCGCACCGTGCGAAACCATCAACATGACTGCCATCAAGATGGTAATGGTCGGTGCATCCGCCGGTAGCTTTCCTAAATACATAATATTCATTATGACTGCCCAGACTCCATATTTAATCAACGTAATAAACGCAAGTGTCTCGAATAACGGGGAGCTTTTTTTCATCATCCATAATCCGAGCACAATCGTAAAGAAGAGAGATGCCGTCGGACTGTCCGGGACGAATGGCCAATAAATATATGGAGTGTCTCGTAGTTGCGGTTCATACCAGATATAGCCGTAAATCGTACCCCCTAAGTTAATCATGAAAAGAATGGTTAGTACGATTCGATGCGTCAAGAAAGGTTTTAAAAACATCGGGTTCATTGTCTCAATCCTTTTTTCTTTCAGTTTATCGTAATTAAAGTAAAAAAGTGTAGCCCGGTATTCAGGCTACACTTTATGGCTTACTCGTTATTTTCGCCGCCTTCACCATATGAAGCGATGAATTCAGATAATACTTGTAAATCTTCAGGTGAGCCGTCCCACTGTCCAGCAGGCATCGTCCCAATTCCATTTACAGCGATATCCGCAATCTCGTCAGCCGTGTACGTCGTACCGACCAAGCCAGGAGCCGCTGCTCCACCTTCTAGGTTTTGACCGTGACAGTTCACACATGATTGAGCCGAGTAAATCTCATATCCCGGTGCCGCTGTATCAATTTCAGGACCTTCACCTGGAACTTGAAGTTCACCTTGAGCGTGGACTTGATCCCAGTGGGTCGTTTGAACAGATTCCCAAGTCAAGTAAAAGACCGAGAGAATACCGAGCAACATGAAACTGATGGCGACTGGTCGCTTAGCAGGTCGACGCTCTAGACCTTGGTCAAGCCAAGGTGCGATGAGAAGTGCCGTAAACGCCACACCTGGAATGATGACCGTACCGAGCAAAATCCAGTCTCCAGCAGCGAATTGATATTTTAACAACTGATACAAGAACAAGAAATACCAGTCCGGTAATGGAATGTATGACGTGTTCGTTGGATCGGCGATATTTTGAAGCGGTGCTGCCTCGACGATTGTCAAAGCGATGAAGCCGATCAAGAAGACCGACCCTACCATCCACTCTTTAAGCAAGAAGTTTGGCCAAAACGCTTCTGTGCGTCCTGGATATTCTGAATAGTCTTTTGCAATGTTTTGTTTCCGATTCGAGATTCCTACTCGAGAGTCGGTTACAAATTTCATCCCTTTACCGCGATGCATATCGTTTCTCCTCCTTTTTCTCCTCGAATCGGTTTATAGCGGTCCAGAAATACCTTGTTTACGAATCATCAAGAAGTGGGCTCCCAACAATCCAAACAATGCCGCCGGCAAGAAGAAGACGTGGATCGCGAAGAATCGTGCGAGTGTGCTCGCCCCGACAATCTCACCACCGGCGAGAAGTGTCTTCGCAATACCACCGATGACCGGTACACTTTCAGCGATTTGAAGCGTAACTTTCGTTGCGAACAATGCTTTCATGTCCCAAGGAAGCAAGTATCCTGTAAGTCCAAGCGCCAAGACGACGAAGAACAAGAGAACACCAACAACCCAGTTAAGTTCACGTGGCTTCTTATACGATCCCGTGAAGAACACGCGGAGCGTATGTAAGAATAACATGACGATGGCGACTGATGCGCCCCAGTGGTGCATCCCACGTACAATTTGTCCGTGTGCGATTTCATTTTGTAAGTAGTACACTGACGCGTGAGCGTTAATGATGTCTGGTACGTAATACATCGTCAAGAACATCCCCGAAAGGATTTGAATGACGATTGTAAAGAACGTCAAACCACCAAAACAATAGACAAATGCAGAGAAGTGATGAGCAGGGTTGACGTGTTCCGGTACTTCGTGGTCTGCGATATCGCGCCAAAGTGGTGTGATGTCTACGCGTTCATCGACCCAATCATAAATTTTTTGTAACATCGACTAGTCCCCCTCTCACTTCTGTGAAATTGGGCTACCTAGATATAGGAACCCATCTTTTTCTTCTTTTTCATAACGAGCAAGTGGTGCTGTTGGTGGTGTACCTGGGATGTTCGTCCCATCTTTTTCATACCGTCCTAAGTGACATGGGCAGAAGAATTCAGTTGGACGAGTTGGATCACCCGCGTAAGCTACTTGACAGCCGAGGTGTGTACAAATCGGAGAAAGTGCGACAATCTCACCACTTTCTGTTTTGTAAACCCATGCTGAAAGTGTTTCTTCAAATTCGTACCAAGCATCTTGTGTTTGTTTCTTAAAGTCGACACGTTGCGGCTCAGTCGTGATGTCATCAAGACTCATAACTTTTACTTTGTCGCCTGCTCCAGTTTTTTTCAAGACCGGATCGATCGCAAAGTTGACCATCGGACTGATCAATGTTGCCGCCATAAAGCCACCTACTCCAGTCAGTGTGTACGTTAAGAACTGACGGCGTGTGACTTTTGACCCATTTTGAGCCATTTCGTTCCCCCCTCATTCGTGTGCATAACCCCATAATTCTTTATGCATTCTTCACAAAAATTTCTCACTCAACAAAATAGTATATCAATAAAACCTCTACGTCAACCGCTTCATGTCGCCATCCAACGGCTCGAAAGCTCTGTGATAACTTGTGTCGCAAAATTTTGAACCATCGTGTGCGCTTGATCGCTCGACATCGCTCCTAACGCAAGCGGCGGTACAAACATAATCGGCAAATCATACGATTTGAAACGGACGTCTGACGCAATAAACAATACGTGAGAAAATCCGGATGAATCCGCTTTTGTCACTACATCTTTTGCCAATTCCACTCCGGCTTCGACATCGGTGTAACTAATTGGCGGGCTGAGCATCGTTCGACCAGATAACTGACGTTCTGTTTCAACCGTGACGGCATGAATCACTTCATAGCTTTCGGCTTTACGAACCATGTCTTCACCAAACGCCAATTCTGCGAGCGGAACGATGAGCGTATCGACATATTGTCGTTCGGCAATCGAGCGCAGTGCCCCTTGACTATCGAACCTCATCTTTTCCCTCCTCTCCAACTTATCTCATCATGTCTATTGTAGCGTACATGACATCGCTCACATTCCAAACTTATGAACGAACTGTGAAATAATTGTGTATTCCTACGTTATTAATATACCAAAAAACAAGCGACTACCGGAACGGAAGCGCTTGTTTTTTTCAAAATAATTTCGATGCCCGCACTTGATGGAGTTGACTCGTCAAGTTACGGAATAAATTCTCGTCTCTGCGATCAAGCGCCTTATCGATTTCAATCAATAATCGCTCTTCTTCAAATTGAGCAACAGAGGCTTGTATGACCGTTTGGGCTGAGGAGGATACTTCATCTTTCACTTCCGCCACAGGCTCAAAGGGATTCTGTTCCACGATGTCCACCCAATTCTCATCAATCATCATGCCTTGAAAATTTAACTCCACATAGATTGGCCCATCGTGTAGACGAATATCATGATAGGCTTTCTCAGGATTCATGGTCACAAGGTCTCCCCGTCGGTATCGAAACGGTTCGCCGTCAAAGCCGTAAGCCGTCATCACAAGACTTCGTGGCGAGACCGAGGCGTTTGTCACGAAATGAACGTTTCCCAGCTTATCAGGATGTCTCAACCAATAGTCAAGAATCCACTTTGCTTCGCGCTTCCGAAGTGTATGATGAGCGACGAATCGCTTCAAAAATTTCCGTTTCCGCTCGACCATTTGACCTCATTCCCTTCCCTTTATCATTCTACGTCATCAGACAATTGTTCGAGCTGATCTTCGAGTACTTGACGATCTTCGAGATCGACCATCAATGCAAGCGATTGCTCGACCACACGTCGTGCTTCTTGTCTACGACCTTCCTCTATCAACAGTGTAGCCCATTCCGTCACAAATGACACGTCCTCTTTCAAAATCGGTTCGATTGATGCATACAGACTGACCGCTTCTTCGTACTCTTCGAGCTCATATTTCGCTTTCGCCTTATACCATGTCATGAGCGGTGACGTCGTGTGGTCTTCGAGTGCGTCTATTGTTTCGAGAACATCATCGAATTCTCCTGTCTCGAACAAAATTGATAAGAGGAGTTCTGTCGCTTGAATCGATTCCGGATTTAGCACGAGCGCTTCACGGAGTTCCTTAATGGCACCTTCTCGATTTCCAAGTTTGAGAAGCAGTTTTGCTTTGACATGACGAAGCTCATCATTGTAATCATCACGTGTGATACCCTGGCCGATGATTTCTAATGCTTCTTCCGTTTGTCCGATTGCATCGAGCGACTCGGTATAAGGAAGGTAAAGCGAAGTAAAGTCCGGGTCCATCGCCTGAAGTTCTTTAAACTGCTTAATCGCAATTTCCTCTCGGCCAATCCGATGTGCTGTCATCGCATGACCGAAGACGGTATTCAAATCACGATGGGTTGCTGATTCGTACTCTTCAAGCGCCTCTTCGAACGAGCCGACCATCGTGAGGGCCTCTGCGTAATCCGCCTGATAATCAATTTCTGAAGGTAGTTTCATTTTTGGAAGTCGCGCATAGAGCGGGATCGCTTGTTCAAATGAACCGGTCGATGCGTAAAGTTCGGCCAAGCCATAAATCAATAACGGTTCGTCTGGGTTCTTTTCAAGTGCTTCCATCAGTTTTTTCACAGCCACTTCATCCAACCCTTGAGATTGATATAAGTCAGCTAACAAGACGAGGCTTCTCACTTGTGTTTCCGCGTCATTCGACTTGATTTTCTCAAGAACAGCAATCGCTTCTTCTTCCCGGTCGCTATCTAAATATGCTTCCGCGAGTGATAGGGCAACGTTTGGGTCCCCTTCGTAATCGACGTACAGTTTAGAAAGTACTTCGGTAGCACGGTCGGCAAGACCTAGTTCTAAATACAGGTCAGCAACCGCTAAACGATCATCATCTGACCCTTCTTTCTCAAGTTGTTCAATATGCATGAGCGCATGTTCAGTCTCACCAGACTCAAGCATCTCGATTATATGTGTTAATGCTGATTCATCTAGCATGTTTCGTCCTCCTGGCCTTCGGTTTGTCGTTATTCTATCTTACGTTGAACCCGTTGTAAATCTTGACGGAATCGCGGATAGCTGACATCGGATGCTTCTATTTCTTCAATGTGAACGAATTCATCTGTCATGAGTGCGGCGATTTGTAACATCATGGATAAGCGGTGATCTCCATACGTCGTGACACTTCCTCCGTGAAGTCGACTCGGATTAACGATGAATCCGTCCTCGGTACCGACGATGTCCACACCAAGTTTTCTGAGTTGTGAGACGACCGAATCAATACGGTCTGTCTCTTTCACCCGAAGTTCCGCAGCGTCTTTCACGACTGACGGTGAGTTCGCCTGTGAGGCGACGAGTGCAAATAATGGCAATTCATCAATCTGTGAGGGAATCATGTCCTTTTCAACAACTGTACCGGATAGTACGCTCGTCTTGACCGTGACGTCACCGACGATCTCTTCTCCGACCAGTCGTTCATTG encodes:
- the bshA gene encoding N-acetyl-alpha-D-glucosaminyl L-malate synthase BshA — protein: MKYSIGILCYPSVGGSGILATELGMKLADRGHDVHFITSSMPFRLNAYHPNITFHQVEINQYSVFRYPPYDMTLSAKIASVIQTFGLDVIHAHYAVPHAVCAALGREMAGVKTPIVSTLHGTDITVLGEDEELKPAILYGLRQSNAITAVSHSLKRETEERIASDLPIRVIHNFIDESVYTPQLDPTLRERYGLSKEDRVVIHISNFRPVKRVDLVLEAFDQMDVPNKKLLLVGDGPLMGAMRRFVAEMGLEEQVIFAGKQEQVAALLAISDVHVLLSDKEAFGLVALEAMATGVPSVVSDAGGLPEVITDGEDGFVVPRGDVTQAAEAIQRMLTDDSLRERFSQNGLEKSRRFASQDIVTEYERLYEQVVTS
- the bshB1 gene encoding bacillithiol biosynthesis deacetylase BshB1, with the translated sequence MKVVAIGAHPDDIEIGIAGMTAQWTKEKIEVVYVDLTRAELSSNGDVEMRQQEASEANSVLGVRRVNLGFKDRGIDGSEEQLKAIVSLIRNERPTHLLYPYEVDRHPDHAACAHLVTEALFNAGIRKYLPDLDAYRPESVYQYMINAYVEPDVCVDISDMIEVKKQALQCYASQFTPVDGVQTPLTDAYVERVVARERHFGSLIGVAYAEGLKRVRPYVVKQAGDLA
- a CDS encoding YitT family protein encodes the protein MTVQLPIRVRNIIFILIGSFIFAFGVYHFNVQNNLAEGGFTGITLILRGLFDISPSVTNLALNIPLFFMSYKLLGRTTFIYTLIGTFSFSLWYALIAKYSTLVIDLTDDMVLASLFAGLFIGVGLGIIFNNGGTTGGVDIIARLVQRYFGWSIGKTFLIFDFFVIVLSLTYLDIREAMYTLLAVYIGARVIDSMQEGTYAGKAAMIISDHRTAIADGIHATMNRGTTRLLAKGGYSNRELEVLYVVVGRNEVNRLKTIVKQIDPHAFVTFHHVYEVGGEGFTFDENRMPLK
- a CDS encoding GreA/GreB family elongation factor, with protein sequence MKPKLTVDGHNQLQTRLSKLRDEKTDARERLRTARKFCDFREDVTYAEAVDHYEQIETDILEIERVLDDAVIIESEQSKIVTFGNKVVIREVGEDETENYRIVGEAEANIENGTISITSPLGRELIGAEAGQIVQIESPGGALQFEVLQIEA
- a CDS encoding zinc metallopeptidase; translated protein: MSLGGYIFYLALIMLIPLWAQMRVKSTYKQFLQKPLQSGVTGAQVADFIMKQNGVHNVRIEMVDGLMSDHYDPVNKVVRLSREVYQGSTISSAAIAAHEIGHVIQDATDYKMMRVRHSLVPVVNITSNLSFPLLLGGFLFGALGLAQLGVIMMLGAVIFQLITLPVEFDASKRAMTQLTSHGIVTATEETGARKVLNAAAWTYVAATLVAVAELIRLALIVFMPRDE
- a CDS encoding DUF1405 domain-containing protein, encoding MNPMFLKPFLTHRIVLTILFMINLGGTIYGYIWYEPQLRDTPYIYWPFVPDSPTASLFFTIVLGLWMMKKSSPLFETLAFITLIKYGVWAVIMNIMYLGKLPADAPTITILMAVMLMVSHGAMALQALIYAPFMKWTVASFVCSLIWVIHNDVVDYVLGQWPRYPSLAEEIMWIGYGSFWLTGLCFFMGYAFVLRPSLENKFIRM
- a CDS encoding menaquinol-cytochrome c reductase cytochrome b/c subunit; the encoded protein is MHRGKGMKFVTDSRVGISNRKQNIAKDYSEYPGRTEAFWPNFLLKEWMVGSVFLIGFIALTIVEAAPLQNIADPTNTSYIPLPDWYFLFLYQLLKYQFAAGDWILLGTVIIPGVAFTALLIAPWLDQGLERRPAKRPVAISFMLLGILSVFYLTWESVQTTHWDQVHAQGELQVPGEGPEIDTAAPGYEIYSAQSCVNCHGQNLEGGAAAPGLVGTTYTADEIADIAVNGIGTMPAGQWDGSPEDLQVLSEFIASYGEGGENNE
- the qcrB gene encoding menaquinol-cytochrome c reductase cytochrome b subunit, whose amino-acid sequence is MLQKIYDWVDERVDITPLWRDIADHEVPEHVNPAHHFSAFVYCFGGLTFFTIVIQILSGMFLTMYYVPDIINAHASVYYLQNEIAHGQIVRGMHHWGASVAIVMLFLHTLRVFFTGSYKKPRELNWVVGVLLFFVVLALGLTGYLLPWDMKALFATKVTLQIAESVPVIGGIAKTLLAGGEIVGASTLARFFAIHVFFLPAALFGLLGAHFLMIRKQGISGPL
- a CDS encoding QcrA and Rieske domain-containing protein, producing MAQNGSKVTRRQFLTYTLTGVGGFMAATLISPMVNFAIDPVLKKTGAGDKVKVMSLDDITTEPQRVDFKKQTQDAWYEFEETLSAWVYKTESGEIVALSPICTHLGCQVAYAGDPTRPTEFFCPCHLGRYEKDGTNIPGTPPTAPLARYEKEEKDGFLYLGSPISQK
- a CDS encoding DUF2487 family protein codes for the protein MRFDSQGALRSIAERQYVDTLIVPLAELAFGEDMVRKAESYEVIHAVTVETERQLSGRTMLSPPISYTDVEAGVELAKDVVTKADSSGFSHVLFIASDVRFKSYDLPIMFVPPLALGAMSSDQAHTMVQNFATQVITELSSRWMAT
- a CDS encoding ReoY family proteolytic degradation factor; protein product: MVERKRKFLKRFVAHHTLRKREAKWILDYWLRHPDKLGNVHFVTNASVSPRSLVMTAYGFDGEPFRYRRGDLVTMNPEKAYHDIRLHDGPIYVELNFQGMMIDENWVDIVEQNPFEPVAEVKDEVSSSAQTVIQASVAQFEEERLLIEIDKALDRRDENLFRNLTSQLHQVRASKLF
- a CDS encoding tetratricopeptide repeat protein is translated as MLDESALTHIIEMLESGETEHALMHIEQLEKEGSDDDRLAVADLYLELGLADRATEVLSKLYVDYEGDPNVALSLAEAYLDSDREEEAIAVLEKIKSNDAETQVRSLVLLADLYQSQGLDEVAVKKLMEALEKNPDEPLLIYGLAELYASTGSFEQAIPLYARLPKMKLPSEIDYQADYAEALTMVGSFEEALEEYESATHRDLNTVFGHAMTAHRIGREEIAIKQFKELQAMDPDFTSLYLPYTESLDAIGQTEEALEIIGQGITRDDYNDELRHVKAKLLLKLGNREGAIKELREALVLNPESIQATELLLSILFETGEFDDVLETIDALEDHTTSPLMTWYKAKAKYELEEYEEAVSLYASIEPILKEDVSFVTEWATLLIEEGRRQEARRVVEQSLALMVDLEDRQVLEDQLEQLSDDVE